ATAATGGAGGGGCATGTCCGGTACGTTAACCCCTTCGGCGGGCAGGAACACGAGGTATCCCTGCGGCCCGAAGACGTACATGCATTCGTATTCTGGTCGAAGAATTATGGCCCGTTAATGAGATACCTGCCTGAGCTTGAGGGAAGAGGATACGACTTCTACTTCCACTTCACAATAACCGGTCTCCCCGGAACGTTTGAGAACCTCGTCATACCCCTGGACGACGCGGTCACAACCTTTCGTCTGCTGTCAGGGCGCTACGGACCCAGGCGCGTTCAGTGGAGGTTTGACCCGATTATAATCTCCAACCTTACGGGGCCGGATTTTTACGTAACACGTTTTAAAGAAATCGCGTCCCGTCTCCAGGGGGCCACAGAGCGCTGCTACTTCAGCTTCGTGTGCGTGTACTCAAAGGTTCGCAGGAACCTGGACGTGCTCGTGAATAACTACAACATCACCTGCCGCGATCCGTCCGCCACGGACAAAACGGACCTGACCGGGAGACTGAAGGAAATAGCCGACAGCTACGGCATAACACTCTACTCATGCTGTCAAGAGGCGCTGGCGACGGGGGGCGTAAGACAGGCGCAGTGCGTCGACGGCGAACTGCTCTTTGAACTTTTTTCCCACAAGCCCAGGCAGACAAAGATAAACCCGACACGCAAGGGCTGTCGTTGTGTCATAAGCAGAGACATCGGGGCCTACGACACCTGCCCGCACGGCTGCGTATACTGCTACGCCAACATGAACAAGGAGCTGGCACAAAAAAGGTTCCAGATGCACGACCCGTCAAGCGACATCCTGACACCTGCCCAAACCCCTCCAAACAAACCGGCGGACGTTCAGCCCCGGGCATGACCGTGCCACTACTTACCTTCACAGGTAAGTCACGGCTTCATAAAAAAAGGGGAGGACAAATGTCCTCCCCTTTAGATCAATTCCGCGCAAGCAATGCCCTGGGACATTGCCCTATGTATTACCCCTTACGGCCTTATTTCCCCGACTCACCGCTCAGGGCGGGTTCAGGAGGATGCACCTCCTCAAAGGACAGCTCACCGTCCTCAACCGTGACTGCTATTGTGGCGCCGTTAACGAACTTACCCTGAAGGAGTTCCTCCGCCATGGGGTCCTCTACCTGGTTTTCAATGGCGCGCCGCAATGGTCTGGCACCAAAGTGGGGGTCGTAACCTTTATCAATAATGTAATCAAGGGCCTTATCGTCCAGAGAGATTGTAATGTTGTAATTGCTCAGTCTCTTTTTAAGCTCATCGAGTTCTATCTGGATAATCTCCATGAGGTCTTTCTTGGTGAGCGCCTTAAACACTATTACACCGTCAATGCGGTTCAGGAACTCAGGCCTGAACTGTTTCTCCACCACCTTCATTAACTGTTCCTTCATGGCCGCGTATGACTGCTCCCCCGCGGTTTTCTTGAAGCCCACGGTGACCTGGTTCTTTATAACCTCCGCACCGACGTTTGAGGTCATGATAAGCACCACGTTACGGAAGTCCACCTTTCTGCCAAAGCTGTCGGTAAGCCTCCCCTCCTCCATTATCTGGAGCAGCATGTTGAAGACGTCCGAATGAGCCTTCTCTATCTCATCGAGGAG
This genomic window from Candidatus Bathyanammoxibius amoris contains:
- a CDS encoding DUF1848 domain-containing protein — its product is MTEHFTYTINYSQIMNIVSVSRRTDIPAFYPGWFMRRIMEGHVRYVNPFGGQEHEVSLRPEDVHAFVFWSKNYGPLMRYLPELEGRGYDFYFHFTITGLPGTFENLVIPLDDAVTTFRLLSGRYGPRRVQWRFDPIIISNLTGPDFYVTRFKEIASRLQGATERCYFSFVCVYSKVRRNLDVLVNNYNITCRDPSATDKTDLTGRLKEIADSYGITLYSCCQEALATGGVRQAQCVDGELLFELFSHKPRQTKINPTRKGCRCVISRDIGAYDTCPHGCVYCYANMNKELAQKRFQMHDPSSDILTPAQTPPNKPADVQPRA